A stretch of DNA from Oharaeibacter diazotrophicus:
CCTTCATCGTCACGATCGCGATGCTGCACCTCGGCAACAACGTGACGATCCCGGTCTCGGTGTTCGGCACCAAGTCCTACATCGTCTGGTCCGGCGTCCAGGACGCCATGGTCCAGTGGTGGTACGGCCACAACGCCGTGGGCTTCTTCCTGACCGCCGGCTTCCTGGCGATCATGTACTACTTCGTGCCGAAGCGCGCCGAGCGGCCGGTCTACTCCTACCGCCTGTCGATCGTGCACTTCTGGGCCCTGATCTTCCTCTACATCTGGGCCGGTCCGCACCACCTGCACTACACCGCTCTTCCCGAGTGGGCCTCGACCCTCGGCATGACCTTCTCGGTGATGCTGTGGATGCCCTCCTGGGGCGGCATGATCAACGGTCTGATGACGCTCTCGGGCGCCTGGGACAAGCTGCGCACCGACCCGGTCCTGCGCCTGCTCGTGGTGTCGGTCGCCTTCTACGGCATGTCGACCTTCGAAGGCCCGCTGATGTCGGTGAAGGCCGTCAACAGCCTCAGCCACTACACCGACTGGACCATCGGCCACGTGCACTCCGGTGCCCTCGGCTGGGTCGGCTACGTCTCCTTCGGCGCGCTCTACTGCTTGGTGCCGTGGGTGTTCAACCGCAAGCAGCTCTACTCGCTGAAGCTCGTCGACTGGCACTTCTGGGTCTCGACCCTCGGCATCGTCCTGTACATCTCGGCGATGTGGGTCTCGGGCATCATGCAGGGCCTGATGTGGCGCGCCTACACCGAGCTCGGCTTCCTCGAATACTCGTTCATCGAGACCGTCGAGGCGATGCACCCCTACTACCTGATCCGCGCGGCGGGCGGCGGCCTGTTCCTCGTCGGCTCGCTGATCATGGCCTACAACCTGTACATGACCATCCGCTACGGCGAGGCCGAAGAGGCCTCCCCGCGGGTGGCCCTGGCCCCGGCCGAGTGAGGAGGAGCGCCAGATGTCACTCTTCAACAAGCACGCGATCTTCGAGAAGAACTCGATCCTCCTTCTCGTCGGCATCCTCCTCGTGGTCGCCATCGGCGGCCTCGTCGAGATCGTCCCGCTCTTCTACCTGAAGAGCACCATCGAGACGGCGGACGGGATGCGTCCCTACACGCCGCTCGAGCTCGCCGGGCGCAACGTCTACGTCCGCGAGGGCTGCTACCTCTGCCACAGCCAGATGATCCGCCCGATGCGCGACGAGATCGAGCGCTACGGCCACTTCTCGCTGGCGACGGAGAGCCAGTACGACCATCCGTTCCAGTGGGGCTCCAAGCGCACCGGTCCGGACCTCGCCCGCGTCGGCGGCAAGTACTCCGACGCTTGGCACGTGGCGCATCTGATCAACCCCCGTGACGTCGTCCCGGCCTCGATCATGCCGCGCTACGCCTTCCTGGCGAGCAAGACGCTCGACGGCGCCCGCATCGCCGACGACATGACCGTGCTGAAGATCGAGGGCACGCCCTACACCGACGAGGACATCGAGAAGGCCCGTGCCGACTTCGCGGCCCAGGTCAACCCGGACGGCGACGTCGAGGACTTCCTCAAGCGCTATCCGAAGGCGGTGGTCCGCGACTTCGACGGCGATCCGGCGAAGCTCACTGAGATGGACGCCCTGGTCGCCTATCTGCAGATGCTCGGCACGTTGGTCGACTTCTCGGCCTACGACGACAAAGCCAACCTGCGCTGAGGAGGGCCCGACATGGAACTCTCCTACGAGCAGGTGGCGGCCTTCGCCCAGCAGGGTGGCACCGTCTACTTCTTCCTCATCTTCCTCGCCGTCGTCGTCTACGCGGTCTGGCCCAAGAACAAGGCCAAGTTCGATCACGCGGCCCAGATCCCGTTCAAGGAGGACTGAGCCATGGCTCACCAGGAAATCGACCACGTGTCCGGGGTCTCGACCACCGGTCACGAGTGGGACGGCCTCAAGGAACTGAACAATCCGCTGCCGCGCTGGTGGCTGTGGATGTTCTACCTCTGCATCGCCTTCTCGATCGGGTACTACTTCGTGTATCCCTCCTGGCCCCTGGTCAGCGGCTACACCAAGGGCTTCCTCGGCTACTCCCAGCGCGAGGCCGCCCTCGCCGACGCCGCCGCCGGACAGGCCGCCCGGCTCCAGCTCGGCGGTGGCCTGAAGGACGCGACCCTGCAGCAGATCAACGACGATCCGAAGCTGCTGGAGTTCGCGCTCGCCAACGGCAAGGCCGCCTTCGGCGACAACTGCGCCCCGTGCCACGGCACGGGCGCGACCGGGTCCAAGGGCTTCCCGAACCTGCAGGACGACGACTGGCTGTGGGGCGGCACGCTCGACGACATCCACACCACGATCACCGTCGGCATCCGTTCGACCAGCCCGGACACCCGCGTCAACGACATGCCGGCCTTCGGCAAGGACGGCATTCTGGACGCCACGCAGATCAAGAACGTCGCCGGCTACGTCCTGTCGCTCTCGGGCGGCAAGGTCGAGGGCGCCGACACCGCGGCCGGCCAGCAGCTCTTCGCGGAGAACTGCGCCGCCTGCCACGGCGAGGACGCCAAGGGCCTGCCCGAGATGGGCGCGCCCAACCTGACCGACGCGATCTGGCTCTACGGCGGCGACGAGAAGACGGTGGTCGAGACGATCACCAACGCCCGTCGCGGCGTGATGCCGACCTGGGGCGGCAAGCTCGACCCGGTCACCATCAAGTCGCTGGCGGTCTACGTGCATTCGCTCGGCGGCGGCGCCTGACGGCGCTCCGGAGGGCACGAGCGAACGGGGCGGCGGCATCCGAGAGGGTGCTGCCGCCTTTCTTTTTCACGGCGCGGCCGCCGCCCGCCGGGGCAGGGCGTAGGCGACGATCGAATCGCCAGTCTTGGTGCCGAGCGAGCCGTGGCCGCCGGCCATGGCGAGCACCATCTGGCGGCCGCTCGGCGCGCGATAGGTCATGGTGTTGGCCTGACCGCCGGCGGGCAGGCGGTCCTTCCAGAGCTCGCGGCCGGTCGTGACGTCGTAGGCGCGGATGTAGTAGTCGAGCGTCGAGGTCAGGAAGCCGACGCCACCCGCCGTGACGAGCGGCCCGCCGAGGCTCGGCACCCCCATCTCGAAGGGCAGCGGCACCGGCGACTGGTCGCGCACCGTGCCGTTGCGGTGGCGGTAGACCACCGTGCCCGACCGCAGGTCGACGCCGGCGACGTAGCCCCACGGCGGCTGCTGGCACGGCAGGCCGATCGGCGATACCAGCGGCCCCATCTCGACGGAGTAGGGCGTGCCGTGCATCGGGTTGGCGCCGGTCTCGTCGGCGTGCTCCTGGCCCGACCCGCCGCCCGGGGGCGGCTGCGAGCCGGTGCGCGCCGCTTCCTCCGGCGCGCGGGGGATCAGCTGCGAATGGAAGGCGAAGTAACTCGGGTTGGCGAAGGCGACCTGCCGGACCGGATCGACGGCGATGCCGCCCCAGTCGATGATGCCGAAGTTGCCGGGATAGACCAGCGAACCCTCGAGCGACGGCGGCGTGAAGATGCCCTCGTAGCGCAGCTGCCGGAAGGCGATCCGGCAGGCGAGCTGGTCGAACAGCGTCGCCCCCCACATGTCGGCCTCGACCAGCGGCGGCGGCAGGAAGGTCAGCGCCGAGAAGGGCTGGGTCGGGCTGGTGCGGTCACCGGGCGCGGCGCCCTGCGGCACCGGCTTCTCCGGGGCGGGAACGATCGGCTCGCCGGTCCGGCGGTCCAGCACGTAGAGGTCGCCGCGCTTGGTCGGCTGGACCAGGGCCGGGACGCGGCCCTTGGCGGTGTCGATGTCGACCAGGGAGGGCTGGGCGGGCACGTCCATGTCCCAGAGGTCGTGGTGGACGGTCTGGTAGACCCAGCGCAGCCGCCCGGTCGCGATTTCGAGCGCCACGATCGAGGAGGAGAAGCGCTCCATCTCGGCCGTCCGGTGGCCACCGAACTGGTCCGGCGTCGGGTTGCCGAGCGGCACGTAGACGAGCCCGAGCGCCTCGTCGGCCGCCGAGACGATCCAGCTGTTCGGCGAGTTGCGGGTGTAGGTCTCGCCCGGGCCGATCGGGGTGGTGACGTCGGGCCGGCCGGGATCGAAGTTCCAGACGAGGCGGCCGGTGACGACGTCGTAGGCCCGGATCACGCCCGACGGCTCGTCGGTGGAATAGTTGTCGGTGACCTCGCCGGCGATGATCACGAGGCTGGCGGTCACCACCGGCGGCGAGGTCGAGTAGTACATGCCGGCGTGGCCCTTCGGGTCGGGCATGCCCTGCCAGAGGTCGACCGCGCCGCCGTCGCCGAAGCCGGCGCAGGGCTTGCCGGTGGCGGCGTCGAGCGCGATCAGCCGGGCGTCGGCGGTGGGCAGGAAGATCCGCGCCGGGCACTCGCCGTTCGCCGCGGCGGCGCCGCCGTTCTCCGGGCCGTGGTAGGAGACGCCGCGACAGGTGAGGTGCTGCAGGTTGGAGCGCACCGCGATCTTCGGGTCGTAGCGCCAGATCTCGCGTCCGGTCTCGGCGTCGAGGGCGATGGCGTAGTCGTGCGGGGTGCAGACGTAGAGCCGGTCGCCGACCTTGACCGGCGTCAGCTCGAAGGTGGTCTCGCCGGGATCGCCCGCCCGCGGCAGGTCGCCGGTGTGGTAGTGCCACGCCACCTCGAGCCGGTCGGCGTTGGCGGGCGTGATCTCGGCGACGGTGGAATAGCGGTCGCCGTGGTTGGTGCCGCCCCAGGCCGGCCAGTCGCCGTCGGAGAAGCCACCGCGCGGCGCGGCCGTCGCGCCCGCGACCGGTCCCGGCAGGCTGCCGGCGACGTCGTGGACGTCGCGCGTCATGGCGTAGACGCCGCAGCCGCCCGCCACCAGCAGCGTCGCCGCCACCGGCCCCGCGGCGACCAGCCGTCGGCCCGGCCGGAGCAGGCCGAGCACGACCAGCCAGGCGCCGAGCAGGAACACGACGTCGCCGCGCGCGGCCATCGGCCACCAGTCGAAGCCGCGCTCCATGAGCGCCCAGGCGAGGGTGCCGAGGATCACCAGCGCGAAGACGGTGAAGGCGGAGAGGCGGTCGGCGACGAGCAGCAGCCCGGTCAGGAGCGTGCCGATGCCGATCACCGCATAGGCCCAACTGCCGCCGAGGGCGGCGAGCCAGCCACCGCCGCCGATCAGAGCCAGCCCGACCAGGGCGAAGACGACGCCCGTGGCGACGACGACGGTTCGACGGCGCGGGAAGCGCATGGGGGATCCTCCGGTGCGGGACGGGTCTGCCCGAGCGAACCGCGCGAGCGCGGGGTCGTTCCCTGCGTCCGGCGCGGTGCGGACCGTCGGATTTCGCAGGGCCCGCGCCGACGGTACGGTGGATGGCGGCCACGGGCGCGGGAACGCGCGGTTCTCCGCGCGATCCGCCGCGACGATCCGACGCCGGCCGGAGAGCCGCCCTTTGACAGAAGTCAAAGTGCCGGCACCACATCCGCGGCATAGTCGGGCCCGCGGACCGGGGCGGACGGAAGAGCCTTTCGCGTCCGCGAGGAGCGTGACGGCACATGCGCGTCGAACAAGACGAGGCGCCGGGTGGAGAGGTTCTCTACGCCGCGGCGAAGAAGAACTATCCCGCCAAGGTCAGCGGGCGCCTGCGCACGATCAAGTGGGCGATCCTGTTCATCACCCTCGGCATCTACTATTTCCTGCCCTTCGTGCGCTGGGACCGTGGCCCGAACGCACCCGACCAGGCCGTCCTGATCGACATGGCCGGTCGCCGGGCGTACTTCTTCTTCATCGAGATCTGGCCGCAGGAGGTCTACTACCTCACCGGCCTGCTCGTGCTCGCCGCCGTCGCGCTGTTCCTGATGAACGCGGTCGCCGGCCGGATCTGGTGCGGCTACCTCTGCCCGCAGACCGTGTGGACCGACCTGTTCTTCGAGGTCGAGCGCTTCTGGGAGGGTGATCGCCGCGACCGGATGATCCTCGACAAGGCGCCGTGGACCGGGGAGAAGATCGCCCGCAAGACCATGAAGCACGTCACCTGGGTGATGATCGCGTGGTGGACGGGTGGCGCCTGGGTGCTCTACTTCGCCGACGCTCCGACGCTGGTGCACGATCTGATCACCAATCAGGCGCCGCTGGCGGTCTACGTCTGGATCGGCATCCTGACCTTCACGACCTACGCGCTCGCCGGCTTCATGCGCGAGCAGGTCTGCCTCTATATGTGCCCGTGGCCGCGCATCCAGGCGGCGCTGACCGACGAGTGGGCGCTCAACGTCACCTACCGTGGCGACCGCGGCGAGCCGCGCATGTCGGTCAAGACCGCGGAGAAGGCGCGCGCCGCCCACCAGCCGGCCGGCGACTGCATCGACTGCCGCGCCTGCGTCAACGCCTGCCCGACCGGCGTCGACATCCGCGACGGCCTGCAACTCGGCTGCATCCAGTGCGGCCTGTGCATCGACGCCTGCGACACGATGATGGCCAAGGTCGGCCGCGAGCCCGGCCTGATCGGCTACGACACCGACATGAACATCGCTCGGCGCGCCGCCGGCAAGCCGCCGATCTACCGGATCGTGCGGCCGCGCACGGTGCTCTACGCCGCGGTGATCGCCGTCGTCGGCGGCATCATGAGTTACGCGCTGGCGACCCGCTCGTTCCAGGACGTCAACGTCCTGCACGACCGCAACCCGATCGCGGTGCTGCTGTCGGACGGTGGCATCCGCAACGGCTACACCGTGCGCCTGCTCAACAAGCGCACCGAGCCGCGCACCTTCGCGCTCGCCGTCGAGGGCCTGCCGCCGGAGGCGGTGGTCGAGGCTGTCGGCGTCGAGGAGAAGATCTCGGGCCGCCCGGTCATCGCCCTCGATCCGGACACCACCCGCGAGGTCCGCGTCACCGTGGCGGTGCCCGGCGGCGTGACGATGCCGCACGCCACCCCGGTGGTGTTCCGCATCGTCGACCTCGCCGACGGCGAGACCGCGACGGCGAAGGACTTCTTCAAGACGCCCGAGAATTACGACGACCACCACAAGGGCGACCACGACGGTCACGACTGACCGGACCGACGACCCCGGCGGCGGCGCGGACGGGCGCCGACGCCGGGGGCCATCCCGCCCGAGGAGGACCTGGACATGACCGCTTCGACCGACGCCGCCAACGGCCGCCCGCTCACCGGATGGGGCGTGCTCGCCTGGGTGATCGGCTTCTTCGCCGTGATCTTCGCCGCCAACGGCGCCTTCATCTACCTCGCCGTTTCGACCTTCCCCGGCGTCGAGGTCGCCTCGAGCTACAAGGCCGGCCAGGATTACGAGGCCGACGTCGCCGCCGCCGAGGCGCAGGCCGCCCGCGGCTGGGTCGTCGACGCCCACCCGGCGCTGAACGCCGCCGGCGCCGCGGTCTCGGTGACCTTCCACGACCGCGACGGCGTCGCCATCGCCGGCCTCGACGTCACGGTGACGCTGGCGCACACCGTCGACACCGCCCACGACCGCACCGTCGTCCTGACCGAGACGGCGCCCGGCGCCTATTCCGGCGAACTTGACGGCATCCGTGCCGGCCGCTGGACCCTGGTGCTCGACGCCGAACGCCGTGGCGAGCGCGTGTTCATGAGCCGCAACGTCGTCGACCTCCAGCGGTGACGGAGGAGACCATGAGCGCCGTCGCAACGCTCCCCGCCGACGCGGCGGCGGACGCCTGCCGGATCGCGCCCGAGCGCGACTGGTCGGCCTACACGGTCGCCGAGCCGGACGGCCGGCGCCGTCTCGAGCTCGCGGTCGAGAACATCACCTGCGCCGCCTGCATGGGCGACATCGAGCGCGGCCTGCGCCGGGTCGACGGCGTCGGCGCCGCGCGCGTCAACGTCGCCTCGCGCCGCGTCGCCGTGGTCTACAAGCCCGGCCGGATCGCGCCCGACGCCATCCTCGACCGCATGGCCGCGATCGGCTACCCGGCCCATCCGTTCGATCCGGCCGCCGCCCGCGGGACACGCTCGGAGGAGTCCAAGCGGCTCCTGAAGTGCCTCGCCGTCGCCGGCTTCGGCGGCATGAACGTGATGCTGATGTCGGTGTCGGTATGGTCCGGCAACGTCACCGACATCACGCCGGAGACGCGCGACTTCTTCCACTGGGTCTCGGCGCTGGTGGCGATCCCGACGGTCGCCTACGCTGCGCAGCCGTTCTTCCGCAGCGCGATCGCGGCGGTCCGCCGGCGTGCCGTCAACATGGACGTGCCGATCTCCATCGGCGTGACGCTGGCGATGGCGCTCTCCCTCGTCAACACCATGACGCACGCCCGCGAGGCCTTCTTCGACAGCGCCCTGATGCTGCTGTTCTTCCTGCTGCTCGGCCGCTTCCTCGACGAGAACATGCGCCGCCGCACCGCGGTCGAAGCCGAGACGCTGGCCGCGCTGCGCGCCGACAGCGCCGTGGTGATGCGCGCCGACGGCGGGCTGATCGAGACGCCGGTGTCGCGGATCCGCCCGGGCGACCGGGTGCTGGTGCGCCCCGGCGAGCGCGTCGCCGTCGACGGCGTCGTCCGCGACGGCGCCTCCGAGATCGACGCGAGCCTCGTCACCGGCGAGACCACGCCGGCCGCGGTCGGCCGCGGCGACACCGTCCACGCCGGCACGCTGAACGGCTTCGGCGCGCTGGTGGTCGAGGTCACCGCGGTGGCCGAGGGCACGCTGATCGCCGAGATCGAGCGGCTGATCGCCGAGGCGCAGTCGATGAAGGCCGGCGCGATGCGCCTCGCCGACCGTGCCGCCCGGACCTACGCGCCGGTGGTGCACTCGGCGGCGGCGCTGACCTTCCTAGGCTGGATGCTCGTCGGCGCCCACTGGAACGAGGCGCTGGTGATCGCCATCGCCGTGCTGATCATCACGTGCCCCTGCGCCCTCGCGCTCGCCATCCCGGCGGTGCAGGTGGTGGCGGCGGGCCGCCTCTTCCGCAACGGCATCCTGCTCAACGCCGGCGACGCCATCGAGCGGCTCGCCGCCGCCGACACGATCGTGTTCGACAAGACCGGCACCCTGACCGAGCCGGAGCCGCGCCTCCTCGGCGCCGCCGACGTCGACCCGGCGCTGCTCGCCCGCGCCGGTCGCCTCGCCCTCGGCAGCCGCCACCCGCTCGCCCGCGCGCTCGCCCGCGCCGCCGGGGCCGCCGAACCGCTGCCGGGCATCCGCGAAAGGGCCGGCGAGGGCGTCGCCGCCGTCGTCGACGGGATCGACGTCCGCCTCGGCGCGCTCGGCTTCTGCGGCGTCGAGCCGGCCGCCGTCGCGGCCATGCGCGCCGCCCACCCGACGGCCTCGCTGATCGCCTATCGCGAAGGCCGCGCCGCGCCGGTGCTGTTCGCGCTCGGACAGAGCCTCAAGGCCGACGCCGTCGCCACGGTCGCGCGGCTGAAGCGCGAGGGCTACCGGATCGAGATCCTCTCCGGCGACCGCGAGGCCGCCGTCGCCGAGGCCGCCCGCGCCCTCGACGTCGCCGACTGGCGTGCCGAGCGCGATCCCGCCGCGAAGATCGCCCGGCTCGACGCCCTGAAGGCCGAGGGCCGGCGTGTCCTGATGGTCGGCGACGGTCTCAACGACGCGCCCTCGCTCGCCGCCGCCCACGTCTCGCTGTCGCCGGTGACGGCCGCCCACGTCGCCCAGAGCGCCTCCGACGCGGTCTTCCTCGGCGACCGGCTGGCGCCGGTGGCGATCGCCCTCGACGTTGCCCGCGCGGCGCGCCGGCTGATGATGGAGAACCTCTGGATCGCCGTGGTCTACAACGCCGTCGCCGTGCCGATCGCGATCCTCGGCTACGTCACCCCGCTGATCGCGGCGCTGGCGATGTCCGGATCGTCGCTGATCGTCACGGTCAACGCGCTCCGGCTGCGCCGGGTCGCGCCGCCGCCGACGGCCCGCCCGGCTTCCGCCGCGATCGTCGGCGAGACTGGTGCCGTGTCCGCCCCGGTGAGCGCATGAACATCCTCGTCTACCTCGTCCCGATCGCCCTTTCGCTCGGGCTCCTCGGCCTCGCGGCCTTCCTGTGGTCGCTGAAGACCGGCCAGTTCGAGGACCTCGACGGCGCCGCCTGGCGCGCCATCCAGGACGACGATCTGCCCGGCCGGGAGTGATCCCGCCGCCGGCCGGCCCTTGCGTTTCCGCGTCCGGCGAGCGACCGTCGGTCGCGGGGCGGGCCGGCCGCGTTGCCGGCGGGCCCGTGCTCGCCTATGTCTGGAACGCCATGGCCCTGTCGATCACCGAACTCGCCAATCCCACCCGCTTCATCGGCTTCGTCGAGCGCGTCCTGCCGTGGCTCGTCGGGCTGACCGCCGTCGTCTTCGCCTGGGGCCTGTGGATGGTCTGGCACTCGCCGGCCGACTACCAGCAGGGCGAGACGGTCAAGATCATGTACATCCACGTGCCGTCCGCGTGGCTGTCGACCTTCACCTACGGCCTGATGGCGGTGTCGTCGGTCGGCACGCTGGTCTGGCGCCATCCGCTCGCCGACGTCTCGGCCAAGGCCGCCGCGCCGATCGGCGCCGCCTTCACCTTCCTCGCCCTCGTCACCGGCTCGCTCTGGGGCAAGCCGATGTGGGGGACGTGGTGGGAGTGGGACGCCCGGCTGACCTCGGTGCTGGTGCTGTTCATCATGTATCTCGGCCTGATCGCGCTGTGGCGCACGATCGAGGATCCCTCGCGGGCCGCCCGCTCGGCCGCGGTGCTGACGCTGGTCGGCACGGTCAACCTGCCGATCATCAAGTTCAGCGTCGACTGGTGGAACACGCTGCACCAGCCGGCCTCGGTGTTCCGCATGGACGGCCCCACCATCGACGGCTCGATGCTGTGGCCGCTGCTCGTGATGGCGATCGCCTTCACGCTCCTGATGGTGGCGCTGCACTGGATGGCGATGCGCAACGAAATCCTGCGCCGGCGCCTGCGCACGCTCGGCCTCACCGCCGCCGGAGGGGCGCGATGATCGAGGCGCTCGGCCCCTACGCGGGCTACATCCTGTCGTCCTACGGCCTGACCGGTGCGGTGATCGCCGGGCTGGTCGCCTGGGTGCTGGTCGACCACGCGATGCTGACCCGCCGGCTGAAGGCGATGGAGGAGCGCGGCATCCGCCGGCGGTCCGCCCGCCCGGCCGCCTCCGCGAGCGAGGGACGCGAGACCGCATGACGACCGCCCCCACGGACAGCGGCGCGCCGCGGCCGCGGCGGCGCGTCGTCGCCTTCCTGCCGCTGATCCTGTTCGTCGCGCTCGCCGCGGTGTTCTATTCGCGCCTCGGTGCCGGCGACCCGTCGGAACTGCCGTCGGTGCTGATCGGCAAGCCGGTGCCGACCTTCGACCTGCCGCCGGTCGCCGGCCTGACGCGCGACGGAGCAGCTGTGCCGGGCTTCTCGAGCGCCGAACTCGCCGGTGGCGGGGTCACGCTCGTCAACGTGTTCGCGTCGTGGTGCGTGCCCTGCCGCGACGAGCATCCGGTGCTGGTCGAACTCGCCAAGGACGACCGCTTCCGCCTCGTCGGCCTCAACTACAAGGACGCCGCCGACAACGCGACGCGCTTCCTCGGGGCCCTCGGCAACCCCTATGCCGCCGTCGGCGCCGACGAGCGCGGCCGCGTCGGCATCGACTGGGGCGTCTACGGCGTGCCGGAGACCTTCGTCGTCGCCCCCGACGGCACCATCGCCTACAAGCACGTCGGCCCGCTGACGCCGGAGAGTGTGCGCACCGTGCTGCTGCCCGAGGTCGAGAAGGCGCTGGCCAAGGCCGCGCCGAAGCCGGCCGGCTGATCCTTCCCGGCTGCGTCCGAAAGGGCCTCCTGCACCGCGGTCGGGCGCTGTCGGCGGCAGCCGATGCGGTGCAGGCGTCGACCGCGCCTTTTCACCCGCCGCGGAGCCGCTTCGGTGCGACGTTGTTCCAGGCACGGCGGAGGAGGTCGGCGATCAGCGTCTCGTCGGCGTCGGCGAGGTGGACGACCGTCCAGCCCTTGCGGCCCCAGGCGCCGGTCGCCGGGGCGATCAGGTCCGGTTCGGCCGCCATCGTGAAGGCCTGCTCCTCGGGCGTTAGTTTCACCACCGCGCGGGCGTCGTCGGGCAGGCTCGCGAAGATCTTGTCGCGCACCCGGAAGTCGGCCTTGCCGAAGTGCGACTTCTCCTCGGCCTCCGGCAGGGCGAGTGCGAGGCGGCGGAGGTCGTCGCCGGTCACGACGGCTGCTCCGCGGCCGGCCTCGGCCGAACGCCGAAGACGGCGCTGCCGACGCGGACGTGGGTGGCGCCGTGGGCGATCGCGGTCTCGAAGTCGCCGGACATGCCCATGGATCGCCACGCGACGCCGGCGCGGCCGGCGAGTTCGTCGAGGAGGGCGAAGTGCAGCGCCGGGTTCTCGTCGACAGGCGGGATGCACATCAGCCCGGCGATGGCGAGCCCGTGGACGTCG
This window harbors:
- a CDS encoding MmcQ/YjbR family DNA-binding protein; translated protein: MTGDDLRRLALALPEAEEKSHFGKADFRVRDKIFASLPDDARAVVKLTPEEQAFTMAAEPDLIAPATGAWGRKGWTVVHLADADETLIADLLRRAWNNVAPKRLRGG
- a CDS encoding DsbE family thiol:disulfide interchange protein; amino-acid sequence: MTTAPTDSGAPRPRRRVVAFLPLILFVALAAVFYSRLGAGDPSELPSVLIGKPVPTFDLPPVAGLTRDGAAVPGFSSAELAGGGVTLVNVFASWCVPCRDEHPVLVELAKDDRFRLVGLNYKDAADNATRFLGALGNPYAAVGADERGRVGIDWGVYGVPETFVVAPDGTIAYKHVGPLTPESVRTVLLPEVEKALAKAAPKPAG
- a CDS encoding heavy metal translocating P-type ATPase → MSAVATLPADAAADACRIAPERDWSAYTVAEPDGRRRLELAVENITCAACMGDIERGLRRVDGVGAARVNVASRRVAVVYKPGRIAPDAILDRMAAIGYPAHPFDPAAARGTRSEESKRLLKCLAVAGFGGMNVMLMSVSVWSGNVTDITPETRDFFHWVSALVAIPTVAYAAQPFFRSAIAAVRRRAVNMDVPISIGVTLAMALSLVNTMTHAREAFFDSALMLLFFLLLGRFLDENMRRRTAVEAETLAALRADSAVVMRADGGLIETPVSRIRPGDRVLVRPGERVAVDGVVRDGASEIDASLVTGETTPAAVGRGDTVHAGTLNGFGALVVEVTAVAEGTLIAEIERLIAEAQSMKAGAMRLADRAARTYAPVVHSAAALTFLGWMLVGAHWNEALVIAIAVLIITCPCALALAIPAVQVVAAGRLFRNGILLNAGDAIERLAAADTIVFDKTGTLTEPEPRLLGAADVDPALLARAGRLALGSRHPLARALARAAGAAEPLPGIRERAGEGVAAVVDGIDVRLGALGFCGVEPAAVAAMRAAHPTASLIAYREGRAAPVLFALGQSLKADAVATVARLKREGYRIEILSGDREAAVAEAARALDVADWRAERDPAAKIARLDALKAEGRRVLMVGDGLNDAPSLAAAHVSLSPVTAAHVAQSASDAVFLGDRLAPVAIALDVARAARRLMMENLWIAVVYNAVAVPIAILGYVTPLIAALAMSGSSLIVTVNALRLRRVAPPPTARPASAAIVGETGAVSAPVSA
- the ccoS gene encoding cbb3-type cytochrome oxidase assembly protein CcoS → MNILVYLVPIALSLGLLGLAAFLWSLKTGQFEDLDGAAWRAIQDDDLPGRE
- the ccmD gene encoding heme exporter protein CcmD translates to MIEALGPYAGYILSSYGLTGAVIAGLVAWVLVDHAMLTRRLKAMEERGIRRRSARPAASASEGRETA
- a CDS encoding heme ABC transporter permease — its product is MALSITELANPTRFIGFVERVLPWLVGLTAVVFAWGLWMVWHSPADYQQGETVKIMYIHVPSAWLSTFTYGLMAVSSVGTLVWRHPLADVSAKAAAPIGAAFTFLALVTGSLWGKPMWGTWWEWDARLTSVLVLFIMYLGLIALWRTIEDPSRAARSAAVLTLVGTVNLPIIKFSVDWWNTLHQPASVFRMDGPTIDGSMLWPLLVMAIAFTLLMVALHWMAMRNEILRRRLRTLGLTAAGGAR